The following coding sequences lie in one Lysobacter capsici genomic window:
- a CDS encoding 4'-phosphopantetheinyl transferase family protein — protein MSLSGRSPSPADAIHQSDDGAVRWTGLAHAHGQPAEPEARRWLAAQLRDPDLSLWRDERQRPHLSPPHQDYDCNWSHSGERLLVALAPRARVGVDLERLQRRPRAIQIAQRYFTADETAWLAAHPDLDRAFLRLWCAKEAVLKAHGHGLSFGLEKLRFAEHDGALRLIECDPALGEPAQWRLSEIAPEPGYLGALAWRPHET, from the coding sequence ATGTCCCTGTCCGGCCGTTCACCTTCCCCCGCCGATGCGATCCACCAATCCGACGATGGCGCGGTGCGCTGGACCGGCCTGGCGCATGCGCACGGGCAACCGGCCGAGCCCGAAGCGCGACGCTGGCTGGCCGCGCAGTTGCGCGATCCGGACCTGTCGCTGTGGCGCGACGAACGCCAGCGCCCGCACCTGAGCCCGCCGCATCAGGACTACGACTGCAACTGGAGCCACAGCGGCGAGCGCCTGCTGGTCGCGCTCGCGCCGCGGGCGCGGGTCGGGGTCGACCTGGAGCGACTGCAGCGCCGGCCGCGCGCGATCCAGATCGCGCAGCGTTACTTCACCGCCGACGAAACCGCGTGGCTGGCCGCGCATCCCGATCTGGACCGCGCCTTCCTGCGCCTGTGGTGCGCCAAGGAAGCGGTGCTCAAGGCGCATGGGCACGGGCTGTCGTTCGGCCTGGAGAAACTGCGTTTCGCCGAACACGACGGCGCCCTGCGCCTGATCGAATGCGATCCCGCCCTGGGCGAGCCGGCGCAATGGCGACTGAGCGAAATCGCCCCCGAGCCCGGCTACCTGGGCGCGCTGGCGTGGCGCCCGCACGAAACCTGA